The following coding sequences lie in one Mesorhizobium sp. NZP2298 genomic window:
- a CDS encoding DNA-3-methyladenine glycosylase family protein, with amino-acid sequence MQRIATLDDIARGLDALCIIDPRLEKVRGMAGEVPLRLSEPGFRSLASIIVSQQVSRASADAIFGRLTKLVDPLTPQAILAAGEDMFREAGLSRPKQRGLIAVAQAVADGLDLNHLCSLDATDAITAMTAVPGIGPWTAEVYLLFAAGHPDIFPARDVALQTAVGHALGIDPRPPEKTLIALAESWSPWRGVASRLFWSYYRETRGRDAAPPS; translated from the coding sequence ATGCAACGCATCGCGACACTGGACGACATTGCCCGCGGGCTCGATGCGCTTTGCATCATCGATCCGCGCCTGGAAAAGGTGCGCGGCATGGCCGGCGAAGTGCCGCTCAGGCTGTCCGAGCCGGGCTTCAGGAGCCTGGCCTCGATCATCGTCTCGCAGCAGGTCTCCCGGGCGAGCGCCGATGCGATCTTCGGCCGGCTGACGAAGCTGGTCGACCCGCTGACGCCGCAGGCGATCCTTGCCGCCGGTGAGGACATGTTTCGCGAGGCCGGCCTGTCGCGGCCCAAGCAGCGCGGACTCATCGCGGTTGCCCAGGCCGTGGCCGACGGGCTCGACCTCAATCACCTCTGTTCGCTCGACGCGACCGATGCGATCACGGCGATGACCGCGGTGCCCGGCATCGGCCCCTGGACGGCGGAAGTGTACCTTCTGTTTGCCGCCGGGCACCCTGACATCTTTCCCGCGCGCGATGTCGCGTTGCAAACGGCGGTCGGCCATGCGCTCGGCATCGACCCGCGTCCGCCGGAGAAAACACTGATCGCATTGGCCGAATCATGGAGCCCGTGGCGAGGTGTCGCATCGCGGCTTTTCTGGTCCTATTATCGCGAAACCAGGGGCAGGGACGCCGCGCCGCCGTCCTGA
- a CDS encoding TetR/AcrR family transcriptional regulator, whose protein sequence is MSEIADPARRSIGARRNPDSAEAILEAAEAVLIEAGYAGFSIEAVARRARAGKPTIYRWWPSKAALLLEVYQRQKRVDVPDTGSLEQDLVGFLVNLFAHWRETSSGNVFRSLIAEAQSDETAAAALAGYAGGRRTHTGLIIERAKARGEIPSDIDPGVVADLVASYAWRHLLTNRLDEPEATIRKMVRYLLQGIAAPGG, encoded by the coding sequence ATGAGCGAAATCGCCGATCCGGCACGCAGATCGATTGGCGCCAGGCGCAACCCCGACAGCGCCGAAGCGATTCTGGAGGCTGCCGAGGCCGTGCTGATCGAGGCCGGTTATGCCGGCTTCTCGATCGAGGCGGTGGCGCGGCGCGCCCGCGCCGGCAAGCCGACCATCTATCGCTGGTGGCCGAGCAAGGCGGCCCTGCTGCTCGAAGTCTACCAGCGCCAGAAGCGCGTCGACGTCCCCGATACGGGAAGCCTGGAACAGGATCTCGTCGGCTTCCTGGTCAATCTGTTCGCGCACTGGCGCGAGACATCGTCGGGCAACGTGTTCAGGTCGCTGATCGCCGAGGCGCAGTCGGATGAAACCGCGGCCGCGGCCCTTGCCGGTTATGCCGGAGGACGCCGCACCCACACCGGCCTGATCATCGAGCGCGCCAAGGCAAGGGGCGAGATCCCCAGCGATATCGACCCTGGCGTCGTCGCCGACCTCGTCGCTTCCTATGCCTGGCGGCATCTCTTGACCAACCGGCTCGACGAGCCTGAGGCGACGATACGCAAGATGGTCCGCTATCTCCTGCAAGGCATAGCGGCGCCCGGTGGATAA
- a CDS encoding lipopolysaccharide biosynthesis protein has translation MRFSAATTAGRFLPQRLALRMGPLLGRIDAVLFTADERGEAGRMSVIAFSIRIVSAVIAFISQVLMARWMGSFEYGIFVLVWVTMVIVGNLACLGFHTSVIRFIPEYRERGMMDELRGIVVASRLFVLIASTIIAALGALGVWLAAPWIENYYVIPFILGVICLPMIAVSDLLQGQARANSWALFALSPTYLIRPVLILLFMALMLYAGYAADARTAIFASIAATYVTTLAQLIGVTHRMEKQIPAGPMKVHFAQWFIVSLPIFLVEGFFFLLTNADVLMVGAYMDPNDVAVYFATVKTLALVHFVYFAVKAGVAQRYAQFTHGEPAKLAAFARETVSWTFWPSLLMALLVLALGKPMLVLFGPEFTAGYPLLFLLVFGVVARAAVGPCESLLTMSGNQNICAAVYAMTLAFNIGLNVVLIPMFGLWGAAMATAFAMIFEASALSFTVWRKLGIVMAIFVPAKGAA, from the coding sequence GTGCGCTTTTCCGCGGCCACGACTGCCGGGCGGTTCTTGCCGCAGCGCTTGGCGCTGCGCATGGGGCCATTGCTTGGCCGCATCGACGCCGTGCTGTTCACCGCCGATGAACGCGGCGAGGCCGGCCGCATGTCGGTCATCGCCTTCTCCATCCGCATCGTCAGCGCCGTCATCGCATTCATCAGCCAGGTGCTGATGGCGCGCTGGATGGGCTCGTTCGAATACGGCATCTTCGTACTTGTCTGGGTGACGATGGTCATCGTCGGCAACCTCGCCTGCCTCGGCTTCCACACCTCGGTCATCCGTTTCATCCCCGAATACCGCGAGCGCGGCATGATGGACGAACTGCGCGGCATCGTCGTGGCCAGCCGCCTGTTCGTGCTGATCGCCTCGACCATCATCGCCGCGCTCGGCGCGCTCGGCGTCTGGCTGGCGGCGCCCTGGATCGAAAACTACTACGTGATCCCGTTCATCCTCGGGGTCATCTGCCTGCCGATGATCGCGGTGTCGGATCTGTTGCAGGGCCAGGCCAGGGCGAACAGCTGGGCGCTTTTCGCCCTGTCGCCAACCTATCTGATACGGCCGGTGCTGATCCTGCTGTTCATGGCGCTGATGCTCTACGCCGGCTACGCCGCCGATGCCAGGACGGCGATCTTCGCCTCGATCGCCGCCACCTATGTCACCACGCTTGCCCAGCTGATCGGCGTCACCCACCGTATGGAAAAGCAGATCCCGGCCGGACCGATGAAGGTGCATTTCGCGCAATGGTTCATCGTCTCGCTGCCGATCTTCCTGGTCGAAGGCTTCTTCTTCCTGCTCACCAATGCCGACGTGCTGATGGTCGGCGCCTATATGGATCCCAACGACGTCGCCGTCTATTTCGCCACGGTCAAGACGCTGGCGCTGGTGCATTTCGTCTATTTCGCGGTCAAGGCCGGCGTTGCCCAGCGCTATGCGCAGTTCACCCATGGCGAGCCGGCTAAGCTTGCCGCCTTCGCCCGCGAGACGGTGTCGTGGACCTTCTGGCCCTCGCTGCTGATGGCGCTGCTGGTGCTGGCGCTGGGCAAACCCATGCTGGTGCTCTTCGGCCCCGAATTCACTGCGGGCTATCCGCTTCTGTTCCTGCTCGTCTTCGGCGTCGTGGCCCGCGCCGCCGTCGGCCCTTGCGAGAGCCTCCTCACCATGAGCGGCAACCAGAACATCTGCGCCGCCGTCTATGCCATGACACTGGCCTTCAACATCGGCCTCAACGTGGTGCTGATCCCGATGTTCGGCCTGTGGGGCGCGGCCATGGCCACTGCCTTTGCCATGATCTTCGAGGCCAGCGCGCTGTCCTTCACGGTGTGGCGCAAGCTCGGCATCGTCATGGCGATCTTCGTACCAGCCAAAGGAGCCGCCTGA
- a CDS encoding YqaA family protein: MLRGLYDWTLSLAARKSAEWWLAFIAFVESSVFLVPADVLYLPMALSRPDRAYRYALIATVASVLGGIAGWFIGHYAYEALARPILEFYGKYDEFEQLRTSSGVGFIILMLITSGAAHLPPIKVVTILSGVIGVNLALFIVLAIVARGARFLLLAWLLRRYGESIREFIERRLGLIVGAAAAALILLYILIKYAL; encoded by the coding sequence ATGCTTCGCGGACTGTACGACTGGACCTTGTCGCTGGCGGCCCGCAAATCCGCCGAATGGTGGCTGGCCTTCATCGCTTTCGTCGAGAGCTCTGTGTTCCTGGTGCCGGCCGATGTGCTCTATCTGCCGATGGCGCTGTCGCGGCCGGATCGTGCCTATCGCTATGCGCTGATCGCCACCGTCGCCTCGGTGCTGGGCGGCATTGCCGGCTGGTTCATCGGCCACTACGCTTATGAGGCGCTGGCACGGCCGATCCTCGAATTCTACGGCAAGTATGATGAGTTCGAGCAACTGCGCACCTCGTCGGGCGTCGGCTTCATCATCCTGATGCTGATCACCTCGGGTGCGGCGCACCTGCCGCCGATCAAGGTGGTGACGATCCTGTCCGGCGTCATCGGCGTCAATCTGGCGCTGTTCATCGTGCTGGCCATCGTGGCGCGCGGCGCCCGTTTCCTGCTACTGGCCTGGCTGTTGCGCCGCTATGGCGAGTCGATCCGCGAGTTCATCGAAAGGCGCCTTGGCCTGATCGTCGGCGCTGCCGCGGCTGCCCTGATTTTGCTCTATATCCTGATCAAATACGCCCTCTGA
- a CDS encoding HNH endonuclease gives MTVAVSPDGLPALVLNADYRPLSYYPLSLWSWQDAIKAVFLDRVNIVAEYEHAVSSPTFSMKLPSVVSLKAYVKPSRHPAFTRFNVFLRDRFQCQYCGTPEDLTFDHVIPRHRGGATTWENVVAACSPCNLRKGGMMPAHAKMFPLQKPYQPTVHDLHNNGRLFPPNHLHESWMDYLYWDVELEP, from the coding sequence GTGACGGTTGCCGTATCTCCGGATGGGCTTCCAGCACTGGTGCTGAATGCGGATTACCGTCCGCTCAGCTATTACCCCTTGTCGCTCTGGTCCTGGCAGGATGCCATCAAGGCGGTGTTCCTCGACCGGGTGAACATCGTCGCAGAATACGAGCATGCGGTGTCCTCGCCGACCTTCTCCATGAAGCTGCCGAGCGTGGTCAGCCTGAAGGCCTATGTGAAGCCGTCCAGGCATCCGGCCTTCACCCGCTTCAACGTCTTCCTGCGCGATCGCTTCCAATGCCAGTATTGCGGCACGCCCGAGGATCTGACCTTCGACCATGTCATCCCCCGCCATCGCGGCGGCGCGACGACCTGGGAGAATGTCGTCGCCGCCTGTTCGCCCTGCAACCTCAGGAAGGGCGGCATGATGCCGGCGCACGCCAAGATGTTTCCGCTGCAGAAGCCTTATCAGCCGACGGTGCATGATCTGCACAACAACGGCCGCCTGTTCCCGCCGAACCATCTGCATGAAAGCTGGATGGATTATCTCTACTGGGATGTCGAACTCGAACCATAG
- a CDS encoding GNAT family N-acetyltransferase: MAAIPLLEETSGGTAGAMVSGLAGLARDPDPAHIEIFANNRPERKLAIYPASAGFDLVEELDYLCARTIEPNVFFNPRFLAPAMPRLEDREVRLAVIRDGDEYRNRLRLLVPISVERPVVPLGVPVMRTWSSPFGPLGTPLIDRDDPVGVVEDFFSMLSRPHLKLPKVFVLPDIRLDGPVASLLGTVAETRGLTLVTTGQTLRPVLESELDGDDYLKASLRSHHYREFRRLKRRLADLGRLEHVVARGPEEIRHAIESFLTLEASGWKGRERTAMAIDRFRAAFAREAVHRLAEQDMCRIHSLTLDGRTIACLIVFVEAGVAYTWKTAYDETLAAYSPGTLLMIEVTRQHLDDPNIMMTDSCAVPDHPVMSRLWSERKPIGTLVIGLTTDADRLARQAASQLHLYRETRNMARLLRNRMKSLLRRR, from the coding sequence ATGGCCGCCATCCCGTTGCTCGAGGAAACAAGCGGCGGCACCGCCGGCGCCATGGTCTCTGGTCTTGCCGGGCTGGCGCGCGACCCCGACCCCGCCCATATCGAAATCTTCGCCAACAACCGGCCCGAGCGCAAGCTTGCCATCTATCCGGCATCGGCCGGTTTCGACCTTGTCGAGGAGTTGGACTATCTCTGCGCCCGCACGATCGAGCCGAACGTCTTCTTCAACCCGCGCTTCCTGGCACCCGCCATGCCCCGGCTGGAGGATCGTGAAGTGCGGCTGGCAGTGATCCGCGACGGCGACGAATACCGCAACCGGCTGCGCCTCCTGGTGCCGATCTCGGTGGAGCGCCCGGTGGTCCCGCTCGGCGTTCCGGTGATGCGTACCTGGTCGAGCCCCTTCGGTCCGCTCGGCACGCCGCTGATCGACCGCGACGATCCGGTCGGCGTCGTCGAGGACTTCTTCTCGATGCTGTCGCGCCCGCATCTCAAACTGCCGAAAGTCTTCGTGCTCCCCGACATCAGGCTCGACGGCCCGGTGGCGAGCCTGCTCGGCACCGTGGCCGAAACGCGCGGCCTGACGCTGGTCACCACCGGCCAGACCCTGCGCCCGGTGCTGGAGAGCGAACTCGACGGCGACGACTATCTGAAGGCATCGCTGCGCTCGCACCATTATCGCGAGTTCCGCCGCCTGAAGCGGCGCCTTGCCGACCTCGGCAGGCTGGAGCATGTGGTGGCGCGCGGCCCCGAGGAAATCCGCCACGCCATAGAGAGCTTCCTGACGCTGGAAGCGTCCGGCTGGAAGGGCCGCGAGCGCACCGCCATGGCGATCGACCGCTTCCGCGCCGCCTTCGCCCGCGAGGCCGTGCACCGGCTCGCCGAACAGGACATGTGCCGCATCCATTCGCTGACGCTCGACGGCCGCACCATCGCCTGCCTGATCGTCTTCGTCGAAGCCGGCGTCGCCTATACCTGGAAGACGGCCTATGACGAGACGCTGGCCGCCTATTCGCCGGGTACGCTGCTGATGATCGAGGTCACCCGGCAGCATCTCGACGATCCCAACATCATGATGACCGATTCCTGCGCGGTGCCCGACCATCCGGTGATGAGCAGGTTGTGGAGCGAGCGCAAGCCGATCGGCACGCTGGTGATCGGGCTGACCACGGACGCCGACCGCCTCGCCCGCCAGGCCGCCTCGCAACTGCATCTCTACCGCGAGACCCGCAACATGGCGCGCCTGCTGCGCAATCGGATGAAGAGCCTGCTGAGACGACGCTGA
- a CDS encoding peptidylprolyl isomerase, giving the protein MSLLFRRASLASLGLAFGLSALCLSPLMAQETAPAAPADAAAPAAAPVDPNAVVATVNGQPLTEADLVLAEGELSQQFAQLPPEQRRAAALSAAIEIRVMAAKAVTDGLDKDPDFQRRMAFLQQRALHGEMVEKGVVDKVTDAEVRARYDQEIANTPPANEVHARHILVKTKEEAEAIIKQLDGGGDFQKLANEHTSDPSGKSNGGDLGWFGPGQMVPEFDKAAFALDVGKYTEQPVQTQFGWHVIKLEDKRAKQPPAFDEVKDQAKQAVIRDKYFALVKSLRADAKVEIPDAKLKQAVDTMEAGK; this is encoded by the coding sequence ATGTCCTTGTTGTTCCGCCGTGCGTCGCTCGCCAGCCTTGGCTTGGCCTTCGGCCTGTCGGCTCTTTGCCTGTCGCCGCTGATGGCGCAGGAGACCGCTCCTGCTGCTCCGGCCGATGCGGCGGCACCCGCGGCGGCGCCGGTCGATCCGAACGCCGTGGTCGCCACGGTCAACGGCCAGCCCCTGACTGAAGCCGATCTGGTGCTTGCCGAAGGCGAGCTGTCGCAGCAATTCGCGCAGCTGCCGCCCGAGCAGCGCCGCGCCGCGGCCCTTTCGGCGGCCATCGAGATCCGCGTCATGGCAGCCAAGGCCGTTACCGACGGTCTCGACAAGGATCCCGACTTCCAGCGCCGCATGGCCTTCCTGCAGCAGCGCGCGCTGCATGGCGAGATGGTCGAGAAGGGCGTCGTCGACAAGGTCACCGACGCCGAGGTCCGCGCCCGCTACGACCAGGAAATCGCCAACACGCCGCCGGCCAACGAGGTACATGCCCGTCACATCCTCGTGAAGACGAAGGAAGAGGCCGAGGCGATCATCAAGCAGCTCGACGGCGGCGGCGATTTCCAGAAGCTCGCCAACGAGCACACCAGCGATCCCTCGGGCAAGTCCAATGGCGGCGACCTCGGCTGGTTCGGACCTGGCCAGATGGTGCCGGAGTTCGACAAGGCGGCCTTCGCGCTCGATGTCGGCAAATACACCGAGCAGCCGGTGCAGACGCAGTTCGGCTGGCATGTCATCAAGCTCGAGGACAAGCGGGCCAAGCAGCCGCCGGCCTTCGACGAGGTGAAGGACCAGGCCAAGCAGGCCGTCATCCGCGACAAGTATTTCGCGCTGGTCAAGTCGCTGCGCGCCGATGCCAAGGTCGAGATCCCCGACGCCAAGCTGAAGCAGGCCGTCGATACGATGGAAGCCGGCAAGTAA
- the gluQRS gene encoding tRNA glutamyl-Q(34) synthetase GluQRS yields MTLLTFRFAPSPNGELHLGHAYSALLNQKLAKVTGGRLLLRIEDIDTTRCTPQFEAGVLADLKWLGLGWEEPVRRQSEHFAEYQAVLDRLIHEELVYPAFMSRGDIRAFIADSEKRGRDWPRDPDGVPLYPPADKALPVKERKRRIAGNEPFAWRLDVGAARARVGKVLAWTEFTDETLSATRPVEARPQDWGDVIVARRDIPTSYHLAVIVDDALQGVSHVVRGQDLFSATGVQRLLQELLGLPQPAYFHHRLILGPDGRKLSKSLGDTGLAKLRGAGATPADIRRMVGL; encoded by the coding sequence ATGACGCTCCTGACATTCCGCTTCGCGCCCAGCCCCAACGGCGAACTGCATCTCGGCCACGCCTATTCGGCGCTGCTCAACCAGAAGCTCGCCAAGGTCACTGGCGGCCGCCTGCTGCTGCGCATCGAGGATATCGACACCACGCGCTGCACGCCGCAATTCGAGGCGGGCGTGCTTGCGGATCTGAAATGGCTGGGGCTTGGCTGGGAAGAGCCAGTGCGCCGCCAGTCCGAGCATTTCGCGGAGTATCAGGCGGTGCTTGACCGGCTGATCCACGAAGAACTCGTCTATCCCGCCTTCATGAGCCGAGGCGACATCAGGGCCTTCATCGCCGACAGCGAAAAGCGCGGGCGTGACTGGCCGCGCGATCCCGACGGCGTGCCGCTCTATCCCCCCGCCGACAAGGCGCTGCCGGTGAAAGAACGCAAACGGCGCATCGCCGGCAACGAGCCTTTTGCCTGGCGGCTGGATGTCGGCGCCGCCAGGGCGCGTGTCGGCAAGGTCCTCGCCTGGACCGAATTCACCGATGAGACGCTATCCGCGACGCGCCCGGTCGAGGCCCGTCCACAGGATTGGGGCGACGTGATCGTGGCACGGCGCGACATCCCGACCAGCTACCACCTCGCCGTCATTGTAGACGACGCCCTGCAAGGCGTCAGCCATGTCGTGCGCGGACAGGACCTGTTTTCAGCCACCGGCGTGCAGCGCCTGCTGCAGGAATTGCTCGGGCTGCCGCAACCCGCCTACTTCCACCATCGGCTCATCCTCGGGCCGGACGGGCGAAAACTGTCGAAGAGCCTTGGCGACACCGGCCTTGCCAAGCTGCGCGGGGCCGGCGCGACACCTGCCGACATCAGGCGGATGGTTGGTCTGTGA
- the secA gene encoding preprotein translocase subunit SecA, with amino-acid sequence MVSLGGLARKVFGSSNDRRVKSTRPRVEAINAMENEMRALSDAELAGRTEKFRQDIANGASLDDLLVPAFATAREAARRVLGMRPFDVQLIGGMVLHNGGIAEMRTGEGKTLVATLPVYLNALAGKGVHVVTVNDYLATRDSEWMGRVYKFLGLSVGVIVHGLSDEERSTAYAADVTYATNNELGFDYLRDNMKYERAQMVQRGHNYAIVDEVDSILVDEARTPLIISGPLEDRSEMYNTIDTFIIQLQPQDYEIDEKQKTSIFTEEGTEKLENLLRDADLLKGESLYDVENVAIVHHVNNALKAHRLFQKDKDYIVRNGEIVIIDEFTGRMMPGRRYSEGLHQALEAKEHVAIQPENQTLASVTFQNYFRLYKKLSGMTGTALTEAEEFGNIYGLEVTEIPTNLPVIRKDEDDEVYRTVEEKYKAIVKEIREASAKGQPTLVGTTSIEKSEQLAERLRKEGFKDFEVLNARHHEREAAIVAQAGKPGAITIATNMAGRGTDIKLGGNAEMRIEEELGDMPAGPEREAREREIHADVERLKEKALAAGGLYVLATERHESRRIDNQLRGRSGRQGDPGRSKFFLSLQDDLMRIFGSERMDGMLQKLGLKEDEAIIHPWINKALEKAQKKVEARNFDIRKNLLKYDDVSNDQRKVVFEQRIELMDGEGLSETIAEMREGVIDEIVAKAIPENAYAEQWDVAGLKAEVAEFLNLDLPVDEWAKEEGIAEDDIRERITQAADAAARERAERFGPEVMNYVERSVVLQTLDHLWREHIVNLDHLRSVVGFRGYAQRDPLQEYKGEAFELFQAMLGNLRQAVTAQLMRVELVRQAAEAPPPEAPDMFGSHIDGTTGENDFGDGETALLVRQDSNAVVAPEDRDPNNQATWGKVGRNEACPCGSGKKYKHCHGAFA; translated from the coding sequence ATGGTCAGTCTCGGCGGTCTCGCCCGTAAGGTTTTCGGTTCCTCCAACGACCGTCGGGTCAAATCAACCCGGCCCCGCGTCGAGGCGATCAACGCCATGGAAAACGAGATGCGGGCGCTCTCCGATGCCGAGCTTGCCGGCCGCACGGAAAAATTCCGCCAGGATATCGCCAATGGCGCCAGCCTTGACGACCTGCTGGTCCCGGCCTTCGCAACGGCACGCGAGGCCGCGCGCCGCGTGCTCGGCATGCGCCCCTTCGACGTCCAGCTGATCGGCGGCATGGTGCTGCACAATGGCGGCATCGCCGAGATGCGCACCGGCGAAGGCAAGACCCTGGTCGCGACGCTGCCGGTCTATCTCAACGCGCTCGCCGGCAAGGGCGTCCACGTTGTCACCGTCAACGACTATCTCGCCACGCGCGACTCCGAATGGATGGGCCGCGTCTACAAATTCCTAGGCCTCTCGGTCGGCGTCATCGTCCATGGCCTGTCCGACGAGGAACGCAGCACCGCCTACGCTGCCGACGTCACCTACGCCACCAACAACGAACTCGGCTTCGACTATCTGCGCGACAACATGAAGTATGAGCGCGCCCAGATGGTGCAGCGCGGCCACAATTACGCGATCGTCGACGAAGTCGATTCCATCCTGGTCGACGAGGCGCGCACGCCGCTGATCATTTCCGGTCCGCTCGAGGACCGTTCGGAAATGTACAACACGATCGACACCTTCATCATCCAACTGCAGCCGCAGGATTATGAGATCGACGAAAAGCAGAAGACCTCGATCTTCACCGAGGAAGGCACCGAGAAGCTGGAGAATCTGCTGCGCGACGCCGACCTGTTGAAGGGCGAGTCGCTCTATGACGTCGAGAACGTCGCCATCGTTCACCACGTCAACAACGCGCTGAAAGCGCATCGGCTGTTCCAGAAGGACAAGGACTATATCGTGCGTAACGGCGAGATCGTCATCATCGACGAATTCACCGGCCGCATGATGCCCGGCCGCCGCTATTCGGAAGGCCTGCACCAGGCGCTGGAAGCCAAGGAGCATGTGGCCATCCAGCCGGAGAACCAGACGCTCGCCTCCGTCACCTTCCAGAACTACTTCCGCCTCTACAAGAAGCTGTCCGGCATGACCGGCACGGCGCTGACCGAGGCCGAGGAATTCGGCAACATCTACGGCCTCGAAGTCACCGAGATCCCGACCAATTTGCCGGTCATCCGCAAGGACGAGGACGACGAGGTCTACCGGACGGTTGAGGAGAAGTACAAGGCGATCGTCAAGGAGATCCGCGAGGCCAGCGCCAAGGGCCAGCCGACGCTGGTCGGCACGACCTCGATCGAGAAGTCCGAGCAACTGGCCGAGCGCCTGCGCAAGGAAGGCTTCAAGGATTTCGAGGTACTGAACGCCCGCCACCACGAGCGCGAGGCGGCGATCGTAGCCCAGGCCGGCAAGCCCGGCGCCATCACCATCGCCACCAACATGGCCGGCCGCGGCACCGACATCAAGCTCGGCGGCAACGCCGAGATGCGCATCGAGGAAGAACTGGGCGACATGCCTGCAGGTCCCGAGCGCGAGGCGCGGGAAAGGGAAATCCACGCCGATGTCGAGCGCCTGAAGGAAAAGGCGCTGGCCGCCGGCGGCCTCTATGTGCTGGCCACCGAGCGCCATGAATCGCGCCGCATCGACAACCAGTTGCGCGGCCGCTCTGGCCGCCAAGGCGACCCCGGCCGTTCGAAATTCTTCCTGTCGCTGCAGGACGACCTGATGCGTATCTTCGGCTCCGAGCGCATGGACGGCATGCTGCAGAAGCTCGGCCTCAAGGAAGACGAGGCGATCATCCATCCCTGGATCAACAAGGCGCTGGAAAAGGCGCAGAAGAAGGTCGAAGCGCGCAACTTCGACATCCGCAAGAACCTGTTGAAGTATGACGACGTCTCGAACGACCAGCGCAAGGTGGTGTTCGAGCAGCGCATCGAACTGATGGACGGCGAGGGCCTGTCGGAAACCATTGCCGAGATGCGTGAGGGCGTCATCGACGAGATCGTCGCCAAGGCCATTCCCGAAAACGCCTATGCCGAGCAGTGGGATGTCGCCGGGCTGAAGGCCGAGGTCGCCGAATTCCTCAACCTCGACCTGCCGGTCGACGAGTGGGCCAAGGAAGAGGGCATTGCGGAGGACGACATCCGCGAGCGCATCACGCAAGCCGCCGACGCCGCCGCCAGGGAGCGCGCCGAGCGTTTCGGGCCTGAAGTGATGAATTATGTCGAGCGCTCGGTGGTGCTGCAGACGCTTGACCACCTGTGGCGCGAGCACATCGTCAATCTCGACCATCTGCGCTCGGTGGTCGGCTTCCGCGGCTACGCCCAGCGCGATCCGCTGCAGGAATACAAGGGCGAGGCATTCGAGCTGTTTCAGGCAATGCTCGGCAATTTGCGCCAGGCCGTCACCGCGCAGCTGATGCGCGTCGAACTGGTCCGCCAGGCCGCCGAAGCCCCGCCGCCGGAAGCGCCCGACATGTTCGGCTCGCATATCGACGGCACCACCGGCGAGAACGATTTTGGCGACGGTGAGACCGCGCTTCTGGTGCGCCAGGACAGCAACGCCGTCGTCGCCCCCGAGGACCGCGACCCGAACAACCAGGCGACCTGGGGCAAGGTTGGCCGCAACGAAGCCTGCCCCTGCGGCTCCGGCAAGAAATACAAGCACTGCCACGGCGCGTTCGCGTAA
- a CDS encoding disulfide bond formation protein B, with the protein MTATMNVDTGRQRTRTALFLAVAMAATVGSALGFQYIGGYIPCHLCLEQRTPYYIGVPLMVLAVIASMLRAPAWLTRGLLGIGGLLMLYGLYLGVYHSGVEWQWWAGPTDCTAGAGPVDTGGKGVLDALDKFVPPSCDKAALRILGLSLAGWNAIASLILAAVAFRGALARD; encoded by the coding sequence ATGACAGCGACCATGAATGTCGATACCGGACGCCAGCGGACGCGGACTGCCCTGTTTCTCGCCGTCGCCATGGCCGCGACCGTCGGCTCGGCGCTCGGCTTCCAGTACATTGGCGGCTACATCCCCTGCCATCTCTGCCTGGAACAGCGCACCCCCTACTATATCGGCGTGCCGCTGATGGTGCTGGCGGTGATCGCATCGATGCTGCGCGCGCCCGCATGGCTGACGCGCGGCCTGCTGGGCATTGGCGGTCTCTTGATGCTCTACGGCCTCTATCTCGGCGTCTACCATTCCGGCGTCGAATGGCAGTGGTGGGCCGGCCCGACCGACTGCACGGCGGGCGCCGGCCCGGTGGACACCGGCGGCAAGGGCGTGCTCGACGCGCTCGACAAATTCGTGCCGCCCTCCTGCGACAAGGCGGCCCTTCGCATCCTCGGCCTGTCGCTGGCCGGCTGGAACGCCATCGCTAGCCTCATCCTGGCCGCCGTCGCGTTCCGGGGTGCGCTAGCCCGCGACTAA